In a genomic window of Wyeomyia smithii strain HCP4-BCI-WySm-NY-G18 chromosome 1, ASM2978416v1, whole genome shotgun sequence:
- the LOC129717564 gene encoding uncharacterized protein LOC129717564, with translation MFESDLRPEHNEGQFCRLCFNKSDDLSSLFPPASIPNKSLLHKIFDCTSITLSFRDDHNAKICNSCIVSIEAFSKYKKKCVENDKLLRKRRTNFFSGLGLTSDPASVRASGVLDNEEKQLNKSEQDNIRENKDNCSVKQEVIDEVDDDDGYFNPDQFLAQETQIGDKQLDQSSLNGGNQNDISPASNVNFERGWRTTEFSPQPGNSGLKALKITDYSNLTGKRGRPQKFITTVPTERLLARPGLRPTSNPFQNSSPSTPQPRGFESAYRQHLNMSNGGRLSGLEPLALGGRYDAFTLTSAEQTRKVQKFLDDGLRDLILNAGAPNPNFAMDGGYTSFKVVKARCNSYNIIFEANRFLRRNKSCSGLPKWYWACSVSGCPVKICSYKGRLFKTNDKINHIHPPTETDEKQLDAILPEQADEELSQLQQSPAVGSHRPQLEQQQREQGLRESGESIIKTTSQGSVKGDELIDKAEQYNITRDNDEHEILVYKEHKHKLSTVNEEGVKIWKCVNMNDEGHVCNDVIHQFTDGSIKLQKMVKKEELSDFDEGEETANDDEGDGGKRKSRPPKVAVYEGYYYKYCHARPEGTLYWRCVMKQDNNCLASLHTKANFEFLNLNDQSHNHDSQDPPVKLENVIVCKVIATAKSPPVLPAGSSDFQLVKSGQKREFLIYQGYRYYFQYESKNGKRSYRCTMFRNCPAGAFLMPDNTIAEAKNFVHTHPPTENLEKYVTKDSLITSPIKDADGQPRRQQQTVAESGQFPMISDPVTSASSNEEVARANGYKIIMNYKNKEILIYNGWRYFVDYKKKNGGQVWRCSSHRLCRGAVHLFPDGSINFAKLVDHNHMPPKKSLNASNISVDSGRIGDSFNNINYSNNGLLPEVPSNAYAPPYHRYITHNGHRFRFATRKREGTIYWRCAMRLETKCPVSFHTKEDTYELVSMRNHEHNHGIPSLWPEVAGGQIDEELPAVKMPQEEIGTSDYILAKNSKGRDVILYQNGRYYLDYSRKDGKIVFRCSSVAGCRATVFLLPNKTLQVNRDLVHNHGTTSIMNNLMNQSIHMLEQSCGSKSDDEVQLIAPPDPLSIDVNQSVDPASSSSSSSSHQLPKFIVHHGYHYKFVSRDVNNQTTFWRCSNYEAKMNCKTTLYTNLAGQVIRSNNIIHNHKAEDYNNASANNSLAKRKNLIGSRDYKIVKNWKNRDVLVFQQCRYFLHYVRKDGRKVWRCSAIRSCHAAVYLGADGRVDQVKGEHVHDVRAEGEPRRRRARRSHLELVAHGGGPDGNGTMSSGNGNEWIDYSDYGMQINSSSNDNNSLWDNFNPHQMGVIGDNGANFDFSYHSVFGNQSSFGESFGMLTSEADTTGLDDDDENLPLEPDISFQEHENFESLQNQQDLDPVV, from the exons TTAAGTTTCCGAGATGATCACAATGCGAAGATTTGTAACAGCTGCATTGTCAGTATTGAAGCTTTTTCTAAGTACAAAAAGAAATGTGTCGAAAATGATAAATTGTTACGAAAACGAAGGACCAACTTTTTCTCTGGACTTGGTTTAACGTCAGATCCTGCTTCTGTTAGAGCTAGTGGAGTATTAGACAACGAAGAAAAACAGCTGAACAAATCGGAACAAGACAATATACGTGAAAATAAAGACAATTGTTCAGTTAAGCAGGAGGTTATTGATgaagttgatgatgatgatggatacTTCAATCCCGATCAATTTCTTGCCCAAGAGACCCAGATCGGCGATAAACAGCTTGACCAATCGTCACTGAATGGAGGTAATCAAAACGACATCAGTCCGGCTAGCAATGTTAATTTTGAAAGAGGATGGAGAACAACTGAGTTTTCTCCACAACCGGGCAATTCCGGGTTAAAGGCACTTAAGATAACAGACTACTCAAATTTGACAGGCAAGCGTGGAAGGCCTCAAAAGTTTATAACGACAGTACCTACCGAAAGGCTACTTGCACGTCCTGGTTTGCGACCTACttcaaatccattccaaaaCTCGTCTCCCTCAACACCACAACCACGTGGCTTCGAGAGTGCCTATCGCCAACATTTGAATATGAGCAATGGCGGTAGACTTTCAGGACTTGAACCTTTAGCATTAGGTGGCAGGTACGACGCATTCACATTAACATCAGCGGAACAGACGAGGAAGGTCCAGAAATTTCTCGATGATGGTTTGCGAGATCTAATTTTGAATGCTGGTGCTCCAAATCCCAATTTTGCAATG GACGGTGGTTATACTAGTTTCAAAGTGGTAAAAGCCCGCTGCAATTCATATAACATAATCTTTGAGGCAAACCGTTTCCTACGCCGAAACAAATCGTGCAGTGGTTTACCGAAATGGTATTGGGCCTGCAGTGTCAGTGGTTGTCCAGTAAAAATTTGTAGTTATAAAGGAAGATTGTTCAAGACAAATGACAAAATCAACCACATTCATCCGCCTACAGAGACTGACGAAAAACAACTTGATGCAATTCTGCCAGAACAAGCAGATGAAGAACTTTCGCAACTACAGCAATCACCAGCAGTAGGATCTCATAGACCTCAACTTGAGCAACAGCAGCGGGAACAAGGCTTAAGGGAATCAGGCGAGTCTATAATAAAAACAACCTCGCAAGGAAGTGTAAAGGGGGATGAACTCATTGATAAGGCTGAACAATACAATATAACGAGAGATAATGATGAACACGAGATTTTAGTTTACAAGGAACATAAGCACAAATTATCAACTGTAAATGAAGAAGGAGTAAAAATCTGGAAATGTGTTAACATGAATGATGAGGGCCATGTATGCAATGATGTCATACACCAATTCACCGATGGAAgcataaaattgcaaaaaatggttAAGAAAGAAGAATTAAGCGATTTTGATGAAGGAGAAGAAACAGCAAATGACGATGAAGGTGATGGAGGTAAACGCAAAAGTCGCCCTCCAAAGGTGGCTGTTTATGAAGGATATTATTATAAGTATTGTCACGCAAGACCAGAAGGTACCTTGTATTGGAGATGTGTAATGAAACAAGACAACAATTGTCTGGCCTCTTTGCATACGAAAGCAAATTTTGAATTCCTTAATTTAAATGACCAGTCGCACAATCACGATTCGCAGGATCCGCCAGTCAAGCTTGAAAATGTTATAGTTTGCAAGGTAATAGCCACAGCAAAATCTCCGCCTGTTTTACCAGCTGGATCTTCAGATTTTCAACTGGTGAAGAGTGGGCAGAAACGAGAATTTCTTATCTATCAAGGCTACCGTTATTATTTCCAATACGAGTCCAAGAACGGCAAACGTTCTTACAGATGTACAATGTTCCGCAATTGTCCAGCGGGGGCGTTTTTGATGCCGGACAACACAATTGCAGAGGCTAAGAACTTTGTTCATACGCATCCACCAACAGAAAATCTAGAGAAATATGTAACAAAAGACAGTTTGATTACTAGTCCAATCAAAGATGCAGATGGCCAACCGCGAAGACAGCAGCAAACTGTTGCAGAAAGCGGTCAATTTCCTATGATATCTGATCCTGTTACAAGTGCCAGCAGCAACGAAGAAGTTGCACGTGCGAATGGCTATAAAATTATTATGAATTACAAAAACAAAGAGATACTCATTTACAATGGATGGCGATATTTCGTTGATTACAAAAAGAAAAATGGTGGTCAAGTCTGGCGATGTTCTTCTCATAGACTTTGTCGAGGTGCTGTGCATCTGTTTCCAGACGGATCCATAAACTTTGCCAAATTAGTTGATCATAATCATATGCCACCTAAAAAAAGTCTTAATGCCTCAAATATTTCTGTTGATTCGGGTCGAATCGGGGacagttttaataacataaaTTATTCTAACAACGGGTTGTTACCGGAAGTTCCATCTAATGCATATGCTCCACCGTACCATCGATATATTACTCATAATGGACATCGTTTTCGGTTTGCTACTCGTAAGCGGGAAGGTACTATTTACTGGCGTTGCGCAATGAGGCTAGAGACCAAATGCCCGGTATCTTTTCATACTAAGGAGGACACATACGAGTTGGTTAGCATGAGAAATCATGAGCACAATCATGGAATACCATCTCTCTGGCCGGAAGTTGCGGGAGGTCAAATTGATGAAGAACTCCCAGCAGTGAAGATGCCTCAGGAAGAAATTGGAACTTCCGATTACATTTTGGCTAAGAACTCTAAAGGTCGAGACGTTATCCTTTACCAGAATGGACGATATTACTTGGACTACTCGAGAAAAGATGGTAAAATAGTTTTCCGCTGCTCTTCTGTTGCAG ggTGCCGTGCTACCGTTTTTCTGCTTCCGAACAAAACCCTTCAGGTAAATCGTGATCTGGTACATAACCACGGTACCACTTCAATTATGAACAACCTAATGAATCAATCGATTCATATGCTTGAGCAAAGCTGTGGTTCCAAATCAGATGATGAGGTTCAATTAATTGCTCCTCCAGATCCGCTTAGCATCGATGTGAATCAATCCGTTGACCCAGCATCCTCATCGTCATCATCCTCATCACATCAATTGCCTAAATTCATTGTGCATCATGGATACCACTATAAATTCGTTTCTAGAGATGTAAAcaatcagacaacattttggcgATGCTCAAATTACGAGGCTAAAATGAATTGCAAGACCACGCTTTATACTAATCTTGCTGGTCAGGTGATACGTTCTAATAATATTATACATAACCATAAAGCCGAAGATTATAACAATGCTTCTGCTAATAATAGTTtagcaaaaagaaaaaatcttaTTGGTTCACGAGACTATAAAATCGTAAAGAATTGGAAAAATCGAGACGTACTGGTGTTTCAACAATGTCGATACTTTCTCCACTATGTTAGAAAAGATGGTCGAAAAGTTTGGCGTTGCTCAGCAATTCGCAGTTGCCACGCTGCCGTATATCTCGGGGCAGATGGTCGTGTTGATCAGGTAAAAGGAGAACATGTGCACGATGTACGAGCGGAAGGTGAACCTCGCAGGAGACGTGCAAGAAGATCACATTTGGAGCTCGTAGCTCATGGTGGAGGTCCTGATGGAAACGGAACCATGTCTTCCGGAAATGGCAATGAATGGATCGATTATAGTGACTATGGAATGCAAATAAATAGCAGCAGTAATGATAACAATTCCTTGTGGGATAATTTCAACCCTCATCAGATGGGAGTGATAGGAGATAACGGTGCAAATTTTGACTTTAGTTATCATTCAGTGTTTGGCAATCAATCAAGCTTTGGAGAAAGCTTCGGAATGCTAACGAGTGAAGCAGACACAACTGGGCTCGACGATGACGATGAAAACCTACCTTTAGAGCCGGACATCAGCTTCCAAGAAcacgaaaattttgaaagccTACAGAACCAGCAGGATCTCGACCCGGTGGTATAG